A single genomic interval of Anopheles marshallii chromosome 2, idAnoMarsDA_429_01, whole genome shotgun sequence harbors:
- the LOC128708915 gene encoding dynein regulatory complex subunit 6-like: protein MMDFFIAKNHNTPVEPPAPVVEMLTLPFPKQNIEPIHTNGIEEVTKELPKIAPKEPTPEPEIFTGFNYLPMELLLKVMKQISVDDRLACGQTCHRWMEAAHYYLPFSQRIIYKFTNVNFTDYEPPIKSFLGAFRIFPRIAIKSCTFYGNSQFWPLFGDHVIELTIKNCLIKDTELLYILENVPNLRLLKIEQCDELFRSWYFEKRNSCCESHFVLPDLLDVSLTNNDFLDELHFNKLMTLAPNIAHLDLSNCFKMIASHRRVAMVEHIMRFINMHQFQLQTLKFNGTLAIDDICLSTLSMIDGLNLETFSMTFCDKIPAAIIDLLRRQPDLNITQDLEWKVGRHPIKAPGFISFLVRQTNMVHLDLTSSLGITDEVMELITTCLPKLKTLKLRRCILVTDEGIMNIVNLEHLEVLDLSNCYRISDRAMYHGVIGRKVKNLKELYLCELPTLSDYSLIQVTLNYEMLQVLDLSNSPNAATDATMQYINYYLVSLKQLHLYCCTKLTDSGLTGIDLPVKPMITWDHEETFPLDRLFKLRVLNLIGCYRISDLSLQNAFKLAELKELHMARCYQISENGIAVLSQNARALEFIDISECPLVNDNCIEMLTSNLKRLRNLKVNKCPLLTNACLEIIGRNCSYLKFLHVSGCRRLKKPRERLAHLPSLKAVYVEW from the exons cactcCTGTCGAACCTCCGGCACCGGTAGTTGAAATGCTCACATTACCCTttccaaagcaaaacattgaGCCGATCCATACAAATGGTATCGAGGAGGTTACCAAGGAGTTGCCCAAAATTGCACCAAAAGAACCGACTCCCGAGCCAGAAATTTTCACCGGCTTCAACTATCTGCCCATGGAG CTGCTGttaaaagtaatgaaacaaatctCCGTCGATGATCGGCTAGCCTGTGGTCAAACGTGTCACCGGTGGATGGAAGCGGCTCACTATTACCTTCCATTTAGCCAGCGTATCATCTACAAGTTTACCAACGTCAACTTCACCGACTACGAGCCCCCGATCAAGAGCTTTCTCGGTGCGTTCCGCATTTTCCCGCGGATCGCCATCAAGTCGTGTACCTTCTACGGCAACAGCCAGTTCTGGCCACTGTTTGGAGATCATGTGATCGAGCTCACGATAAAGAACTGTCTGATCAAGGATACGGAGCTGCTGTACATCTTGGAGAACGTGCCAAATCTGCGCCTGCTCAAAATAGAGCAGTGCGACGAACTGTTTCGCTCGTGGTATTTCGAGAAGCGCAACAGCTGCTGCGAATCTCACTTTGTTCTGCCGGACCTGCTAGATGTGTCGCTTACGAACAATGACTTCTTGGACGAGCTGCACTTTAACAAGCTGATGACGCTCGCTCCGAATATTGCGCATTTGGACCTTTCGAACTGCTTCAAGATGATCGCTTCCCATCGGCGGGTCGCGATGGTGGAGCATATAATGCGCTTCATCAACATGCACCAGTTCCAGCTGCAGACGCTAAAGTTCAATGGGACGCTAGCGATTGATGACATCTGTCTCAGCACACTGTCCATGATCGATGGGTTGAATCTGGAAACGTTCAGCATGACGTTCTGCGATAAGATTCCGGCCGCGATCATCGATCTGCTGCGCCGCCAGCCGGATCTGAACATCACACAAGACCTCGAGTGGAAGGTCGGCCGGCATCCGATAAAGGCGCCCGGATTTATTAGCTTCCTCGTGCGACAGACCAACATGGTGCATCTGGATCTGACCTCGTCGCTCGGTATTACCGATGAGGTAATGGAGCTGATCACGACCTGCCTGCCGAAGCTAAAAACACTCAAACTTCGACGGTGCATTCTGGTGACGGATGAAGGTATTATGAACATTGTTAACCTCGAGCATCTGGAGGTGCTGGATCTATCGAACTGCTACCGCATCTCCGACCGTGCCATGTACCATGGGGTAATTGGGCGGAAGGTGAAAAATCTGAAGGAGCTGTACCTGTGCGAACTGCCCACGCTGAGCGATTACTCGTTGATCCAGGTGACGCTAAATTATGAGATGCTGCAGGTGCTCGATTTAAGCAACAGTCCGAACGCGGCAACGGACGCCACCATGCAGTACATCAACTATTATTTGGTGTCACTGAAACAGCTGCATCTGTACTGCTGCACGAAGCTAACCGATTCCGGCCTGACCGGGATTGATCTGCCCGTCAAACCGATGATCACCTGGGATCACGAAGAAACGTTCCCGCTCGATCGTCTGTTCAAGCTGCGCGTCCTCAACCTGATCGGTTGCTATCGCATATCGGATCTCTCGCTACAGAACGCCTTCAAGTTGGCCGAACTGAAGGAACTCCATATGGCACGGTGTTATCAG ATATCGGAAAACGGCATCGCCGTTCTTAGCCAAAATGCAAGGGCACTGGAGTTCATCGACATCAGCGAGTGTCCGCTAGTGAACGATAACTGCATCGAGATGCTAACGTCTAACCTGAAGCGACTACGTAACCTGAAGGTGAACAAGTGTCCCCTGCTAACGAACGCCTGCCTGGAGATAATCGGACGAAACTGTAGCTACTTGAAG TTTCTGCACGTAAGCGGTTGTCGCCGGCTGAAAAAACCTCGTGAGCGCCTCGCGCACCTTCCATCGCTGAAAGCGGTCTATGTTGAGTGGTAG
- the LOC128708980 gene encoding uncharacterized protein LOC128708980, whose product MALARLVERIERTLYVHYEDSFVYFFEPNFEALPPELLIQLFQYLNPSDRSAAALVCRSWYDAFRYIKFQRAVRLHIHDIEFVDNGHPLKGLMTSFRYFTDVCITKVVFGNKSEFWSEFGYGIEELTFDNCVIWKHKLASILKYMPRLHRLNIFNCPDLFKTWKLIENTTVTWNLVMPELRHISLARNNRFLEHHFDYLVQLAPNLDSIDVSECFSSIEARQRVLMLNHILDFVRTTRTRLRHLFLCGTPIDNVFLRGLADVRDLSLRSLGLMVCEKIPTNEPGIIDLLRAQTALTHLDLSKSLALNDSALIQISQSMPQLETLILNRCWMITDYGITAIKRLVRLRHIDLTNCERITDVGLVGGLFTHNRRNVRKLYLGLLTNMSDAALTKVSFEFCDLAVLDLGGCSNSINDLSIQYIFYHMTKLQELNLDCCAKVSDAGITGVNLEEKAFAIWDIELCFSIADLVGLRSLKLSGCYKITDYSFERCFNFRELKELSLARLLQITERGLNRLVLGCPSLEVVDLSECRTITDRCIEIITKCEPRLTTLKLQNCSLITDKSIKCIVENCRVLRVLNIRGCIKISSYAESKLSAVKSLRHLHGTTPEVI is encoded by the exons ATGGCATTGGCTCGTCTGGTGGAGCGAATCGAGCGAACGCTCTACGTGCACTATGAGGATAGCTTCGTGTATTTCTTTGAGCCCAACTTTGAAGCACTTCCACCGGAG CTACTGATCCAACTGTTCCAGTATCTGAATCCCAGCGATCGTAGTGCGGCGGCACTTGTCTGTCGGTCCTGGTACGATGCGTTTCGGTACATCAAGTTCCAACGAGCAGTACGCCTTCACATCCACGACATTGAGTTCGTCGACAACGGACATCCACTGAAGGGACTGATGACGTCCTTCCGCTACTTTACGGACGTATGCATCACCAAGGTAGTGTTCGGTAACAAGAGCGAGTTCTGGAGCGAGTTCGGCTACGGCATTGAGGAGCTCACGTTCGACAACTGTGTCATCTGGAAGCACAAGCTGGCGTCGATCTTGAAGTACATGCCACGGTTGCATCGTCTCAACATCTTCAACTGTCCGGATCTGTTCAAAACCTGGAAGCTGATCGAGAACACGACGGTCACTTGGAATCTGGTGATGCCGGAGCTAAGGCACATCAGTCTCGCCCGAAACAACCGCTTCCTGGAGCATCATTTCGATTATCTGGTGCAGCTGGCACCTAACCTCGATTCGATCGATGTGTCCGAATGCTTCAGCAGTATCGAAGCCCGACAGCGAGTGCTAATGCTCAACCATATACTCGACTTTGttcgtacgacccggacccgGTTGCGGCATCTCTTCCTCTGTGGTACACCGATCGACAACGTATTTCTGCGTGGACTGGCCGATGTTCGCGATCTGTCACTCCGCAGTTTGGGGCTGATGGTTTGCGAGAAGATTCCCACCAACGAACCGGGCATTATCGATCTATTGCGAGCACAAACTGCCCTCACGCATCTGGACCTATCGAAGTCGCTTGCGTTGAACGATTCCGCGCTGATACAGATCTCCCAATCGATGCCACAGCTCGAAACGCTAATCCTCAACCGGTGCTGGATGATCACGGACTATGGCATCACGGCGATCAAGCGTCTGGTCCGGCTGCGCCACATCGATCTGACCAACTGTGAGCGCATTACCGATGTCGGGCTGGTGGGCGGTCTGTTCACACATAATCGCCGAAACGTGCGCAAGCTGTATCTCGGGCTGCTGACCAACATGAGCGATGCGGCACTCACGAAGGTGTCGTTCGAGTTCTGTGACCTGGCGGTGCTTGATCTGGGCGGATGCTCGAACAGCATCAACGATCTGTCGATACAGTACATCTTTTACCACATGACGAAGCTGCAGGAGCTAAATTTAGACTGCTGTGCGAAG GTGTCGGATGCCGGCATTACGGGTGTTAACCTAGAGGAGAAAGCATTCGCGATCTGGGATATCGAGCTGTGCTTCTCGATCGCCGATCTAGTCGGTTTGAGGTCGTTAAAATTATCCGGCTGCTACAAAATAACTGACTACTCCTTTGAGCGGTGTTTCAACTTCCGGGAACTGAAGGAGCTCAGTCTTGCCCGATTGCTGCAGATCACCGAGCGTGGACTTAACCGGCTCGTGCTCGGCTGCCCATCGCTCGAGGTGGTCGATCTCAGCGAGTGCCGCACGATCACGGATCGCTGCATCGAGATCATCACCAAATGTGAGCCCCGTCTAACCACACTCAAGCTCCAGAACTGTTCGTTGATAACGGATAAGTCCATCAAGTGCATCGTCGAAAATTGCCGCGTACTGCGTGTGCTGAATATTCGTGGATGCATTAAAATATCGTCCTACGCAGAATCGAAGCTGTCCGCGGTGAAATCGTTGCGACATCTACACGGAACCACACCGGAAGTTATTTAA
- the LOC128709169 gene encoding uncharacterized protein LOC128709169: MEMSIESWFNLHYYGFGHGEEFDYYDEEEESEEDEIEVQEPIVEVDDREFPFHDDVFYINLKGPRVRTGFDNLPMEILLNIFRFLNSVDRDSAALACKRWFDAMGYREFLDEVCFHFEEVSICDGTHPIALFLRSFRHFSNIKLTRVHFNGYSEFWDVFGEYIREITFCNCITLTKSKLTMILKRLPFLECLALEEADEFFKTWTPVEMKRIEPVCRCLRKLALRKSNAFTVEHLHYLVAMGPNISALEISKCLKQIDAPTRVKILTTILAIMKMRKKKLQSVDFSYTMYDDLFLKQFAEIDNMSLSQMSLSFFERAPIKDPGIIDILRCQSAIVHLDLSSFLNLTDFALIEISTSLRLLKTLKLNGCWLLTDFGVESIYQLDRLQVLDLSDCDKISDRGFMKAIVDRRRDGMSQLYLSMLPGLTDSVILKICLTLLNLTVIDFCGSDCMNDTSVQFLFCYLKCLRTLRLNGCVKISDAGLTGEDLPVAVIEIWDTQSTFSISELRSLQELQLSGCFKVTNFTLTHSFRFRELRELNLAHCVQISEPGIEAMSLNCPALEQIDLSDCFHVNDRCVEALAKNLLRLRSLKLVRLPLITGASVDALVQYAKVIRYLYIRSCNKIPKDAPERLRKIATLRNIPKC; encoded by the exons ATGGAGATGTCTATAGAGAGTTGGTTCAACCTGCACTACTACGGGTTCGGGCATGGTGAGGAATTCGACTACTacgatgaggaggaggaaAGCGAAGAGGATGAGATTGAGGTGCAGGAACCGATCGTGGAGGTAGACGATCGCGAGTTTCCCTTTCATGATGATGTGTTTTACATCAACCTGAAGGGACCTCGCGTTCGCACCGGATTTGACAATCTTCCAATGGAG ATCCTGCTGAACATATTTCGCTTTCTCAACTCGGTAGATCGCGACTCGGCGGCCCTCGCCTGTAAACGTTGGTTCGATGCGATGGGCTATCGGGAGTTTCTCGATGAGGTGTGCTTCCACTTTGAGGAAGTGAGCATCTGCGATGGTACACATCCGATCGCTCTGTTCTTGCGCAGCTTCCGGCACTTTTCCAACATCAAGCTCACACGGGTCCATTTCAACGGGTACAGCGAGTTCTGGGATGTGTTCGGGGAGTACATCCGCGAGATCACGTTCTGCAACTGCATCACGCTGACGAAGTCCAAGCTGACGATGATACTGAAACGATTGCCCTTCCTGGAGTGTCTAGCGCTGGAGGAAGCGGACGAGTTCTTCAAAACGTGGACACCGGTCGAGATGAAGCGGATCGAGCCGGTGTGTCGTTGTTTGCGCAAGCTGGCACTGCGCAAGAGCAACGCGTTCACGGTGGAACATCTCCACTATCTTGTCGCGATGGGACCCAACATAAGTGCGCTGGAAATATCCAAATGTCTCAAGCAGATTGATGCACCGACGCGGGTGAAAATACTCACCACCATACTGGCGATCATGAAGATGCGCAAAAAGAAGCTACAGTCGGTCGACTTCAGCTACACTATGTACGACGATCTATTTCTGAAGCAGTTTGCGGAGATCGACAACATGTCGCTAAGCCAGATGAGCTTGTCGTTTTTTGAACGGGCACCGATTAAGGATCCGGGCATCATTGACATACTGCGCTGCCAGTCGGCCATCGTCCATCTGGATCTGTCCTCGTTCCTGAACCTCACCGATTTTGCGCTGATCGAAATTTCCACCTCACTCCGGTTGCTGAAAACGCTCAAGCTGAACGGATGCTGGCTACTGACCGACTTTGGTGTCGAATCGATCTACCAGCTGGACCGGTTGCAGGTGCTCGATCTTTCCGACTGTGATAAGATCAGTGATCGCGGTTTCATGAAGGCAATCGTAGACCGACGGCGGGATGGTATGAGCCAACTGTATCTGAGTATGCTGCCCGGGTTGACGGACAGTGTGATTCTGAAGATTTGCCTAACGCTGCTCAATCTCACCGTGATCGATTTCTGCGGTTCGGATTGCATGAACGACACATCGGTACAGTTTCTCTTCTGCTACCTTAAGTGTCTACGAACTCTGCGACTAAACGGATGCGTTAAG ATATCTGATGCAGGCCTAACCGGGGAGGATCTTCCAGTGGCGGTGATCGAAATCTGGGACACACAGTCGACGTTCTCGATCAGCGAACTGCGCAGTCTGCAGGAGCTTCAGCTGTCCGGGTGCTTCAAAGTGACCAACTTCACGCTGACACATTCATTCCGATTTCGAGAGTTGCGTGAACTTAACCTAGCCCACTGCGTGCAG aTTTCTGAGCCAGGTATCGAAGCAATGTCCCTCAATTGTCCTGCACTGGAGCAAATAGATTTGAGTGACTGCTTCCACGTTAATGACCGCTGTGTAGAGGCGCTTGCGAAAAATCTTTTAAGGCTTCGTTCGTTGAAGCTTGTCCGACTGCCTCTAATAACGGGTGCGAGCGTGGATGCGCTTGTGCAGTATGCGAAAGTGATCCGATATTTGTACATACGCAGCTGCAACAAAATACCGAAGGATGCACCGGAACGGTTGAGGAAAATAGCCACCTTACGTAATATACCCAAGTGTTAG
- the LOC128718743 gene encoding dynein regulatory complex subunit 6-like, with product MDFVCPVSVFLPARKAPAKGKPDRVLSRSKSLDQPMPSGAERNVGTGEGKPSLSDRKSSTGSGAKSSASSSGSSKKKPDPKVEMVVEKRKRDSVFTLFPSVQWKPTVEENVQLPVQYCDWMESFSCDGRFTARYDLLPMELILKIFKQINASDRLAASETCRRWFEAAHYYEPFQRRMYFNFDRIEFNDEDGPIKYFSNPIRTYPYLTFTFVEFTKHSDFWLNNGMYIRELTLRCCLIRKKKFITIMKNLPMLERLELMQCDELFKHWTLDYSTDEPMFPFTLPHLKHLSLAACDYYNEYHFERFIEAAPALESIDVSNCFINLYLARRMTMISRVMRLVSKNRNIMKALNISDIPCFDDVAWHLLAEMNGLYLTHFTVTYTDRIPLKDPGILKFFSVQTRLTHLDLTSSIGVNDVCLQLIVESCPLLQVLKLRRCWLLSDEGVQDLHTLKHLRVLDVSSCERISDYGMRVGIIGKRARPVDEAYFSLLSTLSDYTMYYLVLMFKNLQVLDLDSNATITDTSLQYLCCYSQELRNLNLQSCAKGKPQHHITASHPHCHCQGGSSK from the exons ATGGATTTTGTGTGTCCCGTGAGTGTGTTCCTGCCCGCGCGTAAAGCTCCTGCGAAGGGAAAACCGGACAGGGTGCTGTCTCGATCAAAATCGCTCGATCAACCGATGCCGAGCGGGGCGGAAAGGAACGTTGGGACGGGCGAGGGAAAACCGAGCTTGAGTGATCGAAAATCCAGCACCGGCAGTGGCGCGAAATCGAGCGCCTCATCTTCCGGATCGTCCAAAAAGAAACCCGACCCGAAGGTGGAAATGGTGGTGGAAAAGCGTAAAAGAGACAGTGTTTTCACGCTCTTCCCGAGCGTGCAGTGGAAACCGACGGTGGAAGAGAACGTACAGCTGCCGGTACAGTACTGCGACTGGATGGAATCGTTCAGCTGCGATGGTCGGTTTACGGCACGGTACGATCTGCTGCCCATGGAGTTGATACTGAAAATCTTCAAGCAGATCAACGCTAGCGACCGACTGGCGGCGAGCGAAACCTGCCGTCGATGGTTCGAAGCCGCACACTACTACGAACCGTTCCAGCGCCGGATGTACTTCAACTTCGATCGGATCGAGTTTAACGATGAGGACGGGCCGATAAAATATTTCTCCAATCCGATCCGCACCTACCCGTACCTGACGTTCACGTTCGTCGAGTTTACCAAGCACAGCGATTTTTGGTTGAATAATGGGATGTACATACGCGAACTGACGCTGCGCTGTTGCCTGATACGGAAGAAGAAATTCATCACGATCATGAAGAATTTGCCCATGCTCGAGCGGCTCGAGCTGATGCAGTGCGATGAGCTGTTCAAGCACTGGACGCTCGACTACAGCACGGATGAACCGATGTTCCCTTTCACGCTGCCCCACCTCAAGCATCTTTCGCTGGCTGCGTGCGACTACTACAACGAGTATCATTTCGAGCGATTTATTGAGGCCGCCCCGGCACTGGAGTCGATCGATGTGTCGAACTGCTTCATCAACCTGTACCTGGCGCGCCGCATGACCATGATATCGCGCGTTATGCGTTTGGTCAGCAAGAACCGGAACATTATGAAGGCACTTAACATCAGCGACATTCCCTGCTTCGATGACGTTGCGTGGCATCTGCTGGCGGAGATGAACGGTCTGTACCTGACGCACTTCACCGTCACGTACACCGACCGTATACCGTTGAAGGATCCGggaattttgaagtttttcagCGTACAAACGCGCCTCACCCATCTCGACCTGACCTCGTCGATCGGTGTGAACGATGTGTGCCTGCAGCTGATCGTGGAGAGCTGTCCACTGCTGCAGGTGCTGAAGTTGCGCCGGTGCTGGTTACTCTCGGACGAAGGCGTGCAGGATCTGCACACCCTGAAGCACCTGCGGGTGCTGGACGTGTCGAGCTGCGAGCGGATCTCCGACTACGGTATGCGGGTGGGCATTATTGGGAAGCGTGCACGCCCGGTGGACGAAGCGTACTTTTCGCTGCTGAGCACGCTGAGCGACTACACCATGTACTATCTGGTGCTGATGTTCAAAAACCTGCAAGTGCTCGATCTGGACAGCAATGCGACCATTACGGACACCTCGCTGCAGTATCTGTGCTGCTACTCGCAGGAGCTCCGCAACTTGAATCTCCAGTCCTGTGCCAAG GGAAAGCCACAACACCACATTACGGCATCGCATCCGCACTGTCACTGCCAAGGTGGATCCTCAAAATAG
- the LOC128718742 gene encoding dynein regulatory complex subunit 6-like, translating to MRYHRKPLPIFRPQFELLPVELVVQIFKYLSPSDRRSASFVCSRWYEASKYCRFAEQMVLHLVGVDFDDFKPPVMNLILADRKYPLIKLSRVKLNVQSKFWQNYGPFVREITFEKCMIWRERVISLFKQMPNLRVARFVECDLLRDDLFRTWKFFDNGLYTIDFPGVESLSLAKNNFSQLQFESMVEMMPNLTRVDFSNCFRQVETGRKMFLLGCIQKFIVRRQYVLRSVNISGIPVDDIFLRGLADAAGLLLDELSLTYLEKMPTREPAIIDLVRKQTNLRCLDVTSSTGITDFCLEQIVRHMHGLRALVMTGCWGISDYGIKQIFKLQHLETLNLSNCIRMSKHGIIDGAAFSNRAILRELHLELLDTLDEECVVKIGANFPNLTVLNIGGSSTCMTDWSAQYIFCNLVNLEHLNIERSTKLTDAGFTGIDLPEKTFSIWDVEETFAIDRLKKLRVLKVSGCYRMTDFALRYGFRFTELKELSLSRCHQISEAGIERLVSSCPALEYLDLSECPNINDNCVKMIAKQLKRISTLKLANCPLLTEHCLDYLVACCKNLKYLYVRGCFKLPPDIAERLAKIPTMRQVYKS from the exons ATGCGCTACCACAGAAAACCGTTGCCAATATTTCGGCCCCAGTTTGAACTGCTGCCGGTTGAA CTGGTCGTACAGATATTTAAGTATCTCTCCCCAAGCGATCGACGATCGGCGAGTTTCGTGTGCAGCCGCTGGTACGAAGCGTCCAAGTACTGCCGGTTCGCTGAGCAGATGGTTCTGCATCTCGTCGGCGTTGATTTCGATGACTTCAAACCGCCGGTCATGAATCTCATCCTTGCCGACCGGAAATACCCGCTGATCAAGCTGTCCCGGGTGAAGCTGAACGTGCAGAGCAAATTCTGGCAGAACTATGGACCGTTTGTGCGCGAGATCACGTTCGAGAAGTGCATGATCTGGAGGGAGCGTGTGATCTCGCTGTTCAAGCAAATGCCCAATCTGCGTGTCGCACGCTTTGTCGAGTGCGATCTGCTGAGGGACGATCTGTTCCGTACGTGGAAGTTCTTCGACAACGGTCTGTACACGATCGATTTCCCGGGCGTGGAGTCACTCTCGCTGGCCAAGAACAACTTCAGCCAGCTGCAGTTCGAATCGATGGTGGAAATGATGCCGAACCTGACGCGGGTCGACTTTTCGAACTGCTTCCGGCAGGTGGAAACCGGTCGGAAGATGTTTCTGCTTGGCTGCATCCAGAAGTTCATCGTGCGCAGACAGTATGTGTTGCGTTCGGTCAATATCAGTGGCATTCCGGTGGATGACATTTTTCTCCGAGGGCTAGCAGATGCAGCGGGTTTGCTGCTGGACGAACTAAGTCTGACGTACCTCGAGAAGATGCCTACCCGCGAACCGGCCATCATCGATCTAGTTCGCAAGCAGACGAATCTTCGCTGTCTGGACGTGACCAGCTCGACGGGGATAACGGACTTCTGTCTGGAGCAGATCGTGCGACACATGCACGGGTTGCGGGCGCTTGTCATGACCGGTTGCTGGGGCATCTCGGACTACGGCATCAAGCAAATCTTCAAGCTCCAGCACCTGGAAACCCTCAACCTTTCCAACTGCATTCGGATGTCAAAACACGGCATCATCGATGGGGCCGCCTTCAGCAATCGGGCCATCTTGAGGGAACTCCACCTGGAGCTGTTGGACACGCTGGACGAGGAGTGTGTGGTGAAGATTGGTGCCAACTTTCCCAACCTCACCGTGCTGAACATCGGTGGATCGTCGACCTGCATGACCGACTGGTCAGCGCAGTACATCTTCTGCAATCTTGTTAATCTGGAGCATTTAAACATTGAGCGTAGCACGAAG CTAACTGATGCTGGGTTTACCGGGATCGATCTGCCCGAGAAAACGTTCTCAATCTGGGACGTGGAGGAAACgttcgcgatcgatcgttTGAAGAAGCTGCGCGTACTGAAGGTGTCCGGTTGCTATCGCATGACAGATTTTGCGCTACGCTACGGATTCCGGTTTACCGAGCTGAAGGAGCTTAGCCTATCGCGGTGTCACCAG ATTTCCGAGGCCGGCATTGAACGGTTGGTATCGTCGTGCCCGGCGCTAGAGTATCTGGATCTCAGCGAGTGTCCCAACATCAACGATAACTGCGTGAAGATGATCGCCAAACAGCTGAAACGCATCAGCACACTAAAGTTAGCCAACTGTCCGCTGCTGACCGAACATTGTCTGGACTATTTGGTGGCATGTTGCAAAAATTTGAAG TATCTGTACGTGAGAGGGTGCTTCAAGCTGCCGCCAGACATTGCGGAACGTTTAGCGAAAATACCCACCATGCGGCAGGTTTACAAATCATAG